Proteins from one Capricornis sumatraensis isolate serow.1 chromosome 2, serow.2, whole genome shotgun sequence genomic window:
- the LOC138073199 gene encoding LOW QUALITY PROTEIN: acyl-coenzyme A thioesterase 1-like (The sequence of the model RefSeq protein was modified relative to this genomic sequence to represent the inferred CDS: inserted 1 base in 1 codon; substituted 1 base at 1 genomic stop codon) → MTVTVRLEPAGRCRWDKPARIAVRGPAPRQRXRASLRDEKGALFRAHARYCADAAGLLDLERAPALGGSFAGLEPMGLFRALEPEKPLLRLVKRDVQTPFAMELEVLDGHEPEAQRLLRRAVLERDFLAPGVRREPVRAGRVRGTLFLPPEPGPFPGIVDISAAGGGLLEYXASLLAGKDFAVMALAYCNYEDLPKGLENLHLEYFEEAVNYLLNHPQVKGPGVGLLGISKGGELCLSMASFLKGISAAVIISGSVARVGGNLHYKGEILPPVGFNQNRIKMTKDGFVDIVEVLNSPLERPDRKSFIPVQRAECPFLFLVGQDDHNWKSEFYANEASKHLQAHGKAKPQVICYPGTGHYIEPPYFPLCPASLHTLVGTPVIWGGEPRAHARAQVDAWQQLQTFFHKHLGGEKGTIPAKL, encoded by the exons ATGACAGTGACCGTTAGGCTGGAGCCGGCCGGCCGCTGCCGCTGGGACAAGCCCGCGCGCATCGCCGTGCGCGGCCCGGCGCCGAGGCAGC TGCGCGCGTCCCTGCGCGACGAGAAGGGCGCGCTCTTCAGGGCCCACGCGCGCTACTGCGCCGACGCCGCCGGCCTGCTGGACCTGGAGCGCGCGCCCGCGCTGGGCGGCAGCTTCGCGGGGCTCGAGCCCATGGGGCTCTTCCGGGCTCTGGAGCCCGAGAAGCCCTTGCTGCGCCTGGTGAAGCGGGACGTGCAGACACCCTTCGCCATGGAGCTGGAGGTGCTCGACGGTCACGAGCCCGAGGCTCAGCGACTCCTGCGCCGGGCAGTTCTCGAGCGCGACTTCCTGGCGCCCGGGGTGCGGCGCGAGCCGGTGCGCGCGGGCCGGGTGCGCGGCACGCTCTTCCTGCCGCCAG AACCTGGGCCCTTTCCTGGGATTGTGGACATTTCTGCAGCTGGAGGTGGCCTTCTGGAATATTGAGCTAGTCTGCTGGCTGGGAAGGATTTTGCTGTGATGGCACTGGCTTATTGTAACTATGAAGACCTCCCCAAGGGCCTGGAGAACCTCCACCTGGAGTACTTTGAAGAAGCTGTGAACTACCTGCTTAATCACCCTCAG GTGAAGGGTCCAGGAGTTGGGCTGCTTGGGATTTCAAAAGGAGGCGAGCTCTGCCTCTCCATGGCTTCCTTTCTGAAGGGCATCTCTGCGGCCGTCATAATCAGTGGCTCTGTGGCCCGTGTCGGTGGAAACTTACACTACAAAGGTGAGATTCTGCCGCCTGTGGGTTTCAACCAAAATCGAATCAAGATGACCAAAGACGGCTTTGTAGACATTGTGGAAGTCCTGAACAGCCCTTTGGAAAGGCCTGACCGGAAGAGCTTCATTCCTGTGCAAAGGGCTGAGTGCCCCTTCCTGTTTCTTGTGGGTCAGGATGACCACAACTGGAAGAGTGAATTCTATGCTAACGAGGCCTCTAAACACTTGCAGGCCCATGGGAAGGCAAAACCCCAGGTCATCTGTTACCCAGGGACGGGGCACTACATTGAGCCTCCTTACTTCCCCCTGTGCCCGGCTTCCCTGCACACCTTGGTGGGCACTCCTGTCATCTGGGGAGGGGAGCCCAGGGCTCATGCCAGGGCCCAGGTAGATGCTTGGCAGCAGCTCCAGACTTTCTTCCATAAACACCTGGGTGGGGAAAAGGGGACAATTCCAGCCAAGCTGTGA